The DNA segment ctttcttttacaatgAATAGATTTGAATATGCTAATCCTCGTCTTCTACCCAACGAATTAAACGTCAGACGTGATTTTGGTGTACGTTTGTACGATGGAGACGTTAaggtatgtaaaaatataatcgtataagatcatataataataataattaacctATGTTTCATTAATAGACACAATTTGAAGGTggacaattatatattacgaCTCATCGAGCACTTTGGGGAAGACCGGATGATATACCAAGAGGTAACACTTGCCTCTCATTACCATTAAGATATGTAGTTTTCCACGAAGAGGAATCTCCAGGTCCATTTTCTTTTAGACGTAACAATAAAGTTATTTTACATCTATCTGAACCATCTCCTggtaagaaattaataatttattataaattttatattaaataaaattgatttaattaattaaaatccttTTAGATAAAATGCCTGGACCAGCGGAGAATAGTgcctttaattatattaaattatcattcaAAGAGGGTTTggattcaaattttataatagaattaagaGATGTACTTAGAAAAAGAACCTGGGAATCGGATCCTCCTATACCATATCAATTAACCGATATGAATATTCAAAGTTTACGTATTACATCTAAACCATTGCCACAAATAAAACCACGAACGGGTATTATAGGTATTGAAAGGAGTCTTCAAGAACAACAAAAGGCAACGGATGAGAGTATTTCTAAGGCATTCCAAGATCTTAAGAAGCTTATGGAAATGGCTAAAGATATGGTGGCCATATCTAAAACCATCTCTGCAAAAATAAGGGTGACTTtcaatgattaatttataaagttgacattaataattcaaGAAAATTGCAGGAGAGACAAGGAGACATCACGGAGGATGAGACTGTTAGATTTAAATCTTATTTGATGAGTCTAGGTATCGATGATCCTGTAACGAGAGATGCTTACAAAAGtagtaatgaatattttaaacaattagCTATGCAGCTTGCAGTTATTTTAGAAGAACCGATCAaggtgaaa comes from the Vespa crabro chromosome 14, iyVesCrab1.2, whole genome shotgun sequence genome and includes:
- the LOC124429156 gene encoding vacuolar protein-sorting-associated protein 36, yielding MNRFEYANPRLLPNELNVRRDFGVRLYDGDVKTQFEGGQLYITTHRALWGRPDDIPRGNTCLSLPLRYVVFHEEESPGPFSFRRNNKVILHLSEPSPDKMPGPAENSAFNYIKLSFKEGLDSNFIIELRDVLRKRTWESDPPIPYQLTDMNIQSLRITSKPLPQIKPRTGIIGIERSLQEQQKATDESISKAFQDLKKLMEMAKDMVAISKTISAKIRERQGDITEDETVRFKSYLMSLGIDDPVTRDAYKSSNEYFKQLAMQLAVILEEPIKDVGGMMTLTDVYCRVNRARGLELLSPEDLLNASRQLASLSLPIVLRIFDSGVMVLQIRSHDDLAVADSIADLLQERGSITAEELARSEGISVLLARERLLVTEKHGKACRDDTIEALRFYPNLFLEQNA